In Granulicella sibirica, the sequence TCACCGCTGCTCCCGGATGGCACGACGGCGATGTTCTGCGCATCGCGATGCAGCCTACGGGGTATCGGCTGCTTGAGCATATGAGTGCTCCCCCATCCAACGTGCCTTTTTCCGAGTCTGCCGTCGGTCCCGACGAGATTTCGTTCGCGACGAATAACGAGCGCGTGCTGGTAGAGAGTGCCGGCGCACGCTCGACTATCACCTCACGCGGGGGGGGGCATCTTCAAGGATATCGTCGATGCAGAGTCTCCGACGCTCTCCCCGGATGGACGATATCTCGCGTACCTGCGGGTTCATCATGGACGTGGAACCGCGTTCGTCCGCCCTCTTCGCGGGGCGCAAGGTCAGGAACGAGCTTTGACGCCAAACACGATCGACGTGGAACAGGCGACGTTTCTTCCAGACGCATCGCTGATCGTTGCAGGGCTTGTGAAGGGGACCTCGGGCTCGCGCCTTCTGCACATCAGCGCGGGGCAGAATCCAGAGGTGCTTCCGGTTGGCGAGGCTCGATATCCCGCTGTTTCGCCCGATGGACGTTGGCTAGCCTTCAGCCGCATGGATCGAGGAAGCTGGAATCTCGCACTCCTTGATCTATCCAGCGGCTCGGTTCGCGACCTCAGCGATGCGGAGTGCAACCTAATCGAGCCGACCTGGGAGCCGGATTCGAAAACAATCCTCTATGCCAGCGATTGTGGCCGAGCCCTTTGGTTTACCGCAGTTTCGCGACGGCGCGTCGTTCCCTGATTGCGCCTGTCGAATCGGTCTCAGTATGGCTTTTCCGAACCTTCATGATACGCACCGCCAAACTTGCTCGTGTGTTGTGCTGGTCTCTCCGGCGCGGGAACCACAACGGCTCCCAACGAAGCGTGGCCTGCTTTCACGGTGAGGGGGCGCTTCATCCCGTCGAGGTCGGTTTGCGGAACACCTTCGATCCAGAAGTGCAGCTCATATTCGCCGGACGGTATATCGCCAATCCGTGCGTCATGTCCTAGTCGAGTGATGGTGTACAGCGGCGTCGAGAGGGCCACGATGACGGCACTCATCTCCGGGTGGATATTGCAGAAGATGTATGACACTCCCTCCCGGTTGAAGCCTACCGATTTGCTCGAGCCGGCTTCGTAGAGACCGAGATCGAAACGGCGTCCATCGAAGAGAGAGAAGACGTTGTGAAAAAAGGGATCCACGTTGGGAAATTGCACGGTACTCCCAACGGCGACCACCTGCAGGTGAGGATAGAACGTTCGATTCTTCTGCAGGAGGGTATACCTGCCCTGAGGAACGAACGGCAGAACGGTCCCGACAGGTTGAAGCCAAATGACGGCAGGAGTTGCGTCATGTCCTTTTGCCGCTGTGGGTGGGGTTAGACGGAGACTGATCTCGCCTACAGATTTCTCGCCCAATGACTGCGAGCGGGCAAGCGAGGACGTTCCGATGACGCAGAGCAGAGTGGCGGCGTAAAGGGCTTTGATCATTAGAAGCTGTATCCCGCTCCCAGACCTACCACATTTGAGTTGGAGGGCGCGCCTGTTGTCGACCAGGTCGTCAGGTGGCGAAACTCAAGTGAAAAGAGCAGGTAAGCGCTTGGCGAATAAATGACGTTGCCGGTCGCGGTGTGATTTCGAGCGAGATAGCTGTAGCCGTAGTTGATGGGGACGGGTGTACGAGACAATTCGTGGGCGAAGACGTTATCGATTCCAAACGCGCCGTTGAATTCCAGACGTTGACCGGCGCGCTTCTTGATCTGCGCCCAGCCACCAACGTCATCGAGTGGATGATAGTAATAGCCTCCACCTTTGTCGGATTCAACGTACGTGAAGTCCTTGTACGCCCCGCCGCCGAGACCGCCAAGTCCGAGCGCGCGATAAGCGCTGCCTGTGAGTTCGAAACGATGGGGAAGCTGGAGTTGCTCATCGAGAGTGGCGGCCCATGCGTTATAGCGTGTCCCGTTAGGCAGGAGATGCGGAGAGAAGTAACCGCCGACGCCGAAATGATTTCCATGCTGTTCCGCCGGAGACCCAGTCAGCGCGATTCTCGCCTCAACCCCAGGCCAACGGCTTTGCTCACTCAGCGATGTGTAGAGGCTCTCCTGAGTGTAAGCCGATGTCGCCAGCGGAGGCATCAGGGTGTCCTGCGTGTCGATCAGGGCCGACTCAAATTTGATAAAGCGGTTCGGTCCCGCAGGGATGGTGTGACTCAGCTCGAGCTGCGGATTCCACTGCCAGAGATTGCCGGACCATGCAAGCGCGGGAACGGCGAGCGAGACGAGTGAGGAAGGAGAGTCCGGGCTGATCAGAGGCCGATCAAAAGCAAACGAGAGTTCGGTGTCATCCCAGAGGAGGCCCGCGTGTGCCGTGCGCAGACGAGGCACCGATGGATGACCGTAATAACCGCCTGCGTAGTTGCCGGCGCTGACTTGAGGGTTGCCGTAGAAGTCTATGTGAAGATCCGCGAAACTGGATGCGCCGAAGATGTGCGGGCCCGTCGCGTAGAAGCCAAGCATGGTCTGCCGCATCGATGCGCCGGTCGAACCCGCGCCGGGCGAGGAGATGGTGGGCGTGTCGGGTGTGTCCACCCCGCCAGTATTGACGAACCCGTTGAAGAGAAGAAGGCCAGTCAGCTTCAGGGAATACTTCGACGCGCTTTCCACTTTCGACTGTTCGTGCGTGGCGATCTCCGCCTGCTGTATCTCCTGCTGTTCGCGCAGATCGTCTATCTTCTTCGCAGTCTCCGCGGCGGGCGCTGCCGTGGCGGAGTTCTGTGCGAGTTGGGCCTGCAGAGCGGCGAGCTGCTTTCGGAGCTCGGTCATCTGCCGCTGGGACTCCTCAAGTTGTGTCTGGGCTTGTGCCACGGCTTGCGAGAGTTGCTGCACCTGTTGGGTAAGTACAGCATTGTCCGCGCTTTGTGAACGCGCAGGTGTCGCTGACGCTGACGCGAGCGCTGCGAATGCCAGCAGGGTTCCGCTAGTGAACGAGCGCATGTGAACCCTTCTGGTTTGCGTCTGCCGCACCAGGGCCGGCAGACGGCGAAATGAGCATACGAATTTCAAAGATCGTTTCGCCGGTAGAACTACTGACCAGAACGACCTCGCCACCATGCTCCTCCGCAATGCAGTTTGCCAGTGTGAGTCCAAGGCCTGTCCCTTTTTGCTTTCCCTCACTTACAAACGGGTCGAAAAGCCGCATGCGTATGGCTTCGGGAACACCATTGCCGTTGTCCACGCAGCGGACAATAAAAAAGTCCCCGGAAAGACGAAGAGAAAGTTGAACGTGTGGAACTCTTTCCGCGATCAGTCCTGCCTGGCAGGCATTCAGCAGCAGGTTATATACCGCCCGTTCGACCTGCTTGCCATCGACTCTGGCGATGAGGTCCTCATGATGACAGAAGTCCTTCTCAAAGATCGCGTGTTGTGAGTCTGGATGGGCTCGAACGAGCGACAGAGCATGTTCGAGAATCGGGACGACCTTCTCCTCGGCATAGCGCACGCTGGATCCGGTACGACTGAAGATCAGCAGCGATTCGATCATATCGGCCGTGCCTAGAACGGCGCTGCGAATGTCCGCGAATATCTCTGCGCGTTCGTCCGGGGGAAGTGTATCCGAGGCGAGGAACTCGGCGTTGGCATATACGGCCGCCAGATAGTGGCGGAGGTCGTGCGAGACCGAGCTGGCCATGAGTCCAATCGTTGCGAGGCGCTCCGATTCGAGGCGAGCCTGGTTGGCGCGTTGCGTCTCTTCCCGCATCCTGGCAAAGGCGGAGCTCAGATGACGGACCTCTCGGGTTCCGTAACGGGGAACACGATAGGCTCCGTCACCAGCACCGAATGCGCGTACGCTGCGTGAAAGTTCTTCAAGTGGACGGGTGAGCACGCGGCCAAGGATGACCATGCAGATGGCCCCCACGAGGACGGCGATCAAGCCCGCGCTCAGTACAATGCGGTCCGTGCGAGCGATCCACTTTTCGGTGGGTCGCACGGACTTGAGGACCACAAGCTGCAGGGGGGAACTGTCGACGGAGGAGAGAGTGTCGACGGCGGCCATGTAGCGGTCGCCCCCGAGGGCAAGGGGCGCGGGGGACAGGGAGGCACCGCTCAACGGGCCTAACTGCGCGATGAGGTTTTGCTGTGCGGAAGCGCTGAGCGTGCTGGTGACGACGCGTCCACCGCTCAGGAAAGCAGCTTCGGCGCCCGCAGGCGCGCTGATCTGGCGAACAGAGCGTTCGATGGACATGCCGCTGATGACGTAACCAAGGATCGTCCCTGAGACATCGCTGCCAAAGTAGATCGGGCGAACGGAACACGCATACAAGGTTTTGCCGTCGACGATGTTGCGCCTGGCTGGTTGAGCAACCAGTGTGCTGAGCGCACTGGGCAAATTCGTGCCCTTCTCCGGCACCTTGCTGTAGACGGAGATCACTCGCCCGTTTGGTGTAGTCAGAGCGAGCAGGTCCTCACCGCTGAGCTGCCAGTACTCGACTGCGCCATCCTGAATGGTGAGGTCGTCACCGCTGGTCATCAGCGCTTTGAGCGTGGGCAGGCTGGCAAGAAGGGAGTTCTCACGCTCGAGCGCGTCGAATCGATCCTGTTGCAGATCGCGGAAGGCAATGACGGAACGACGAAGATTGAGCGAGAGATCCGCTGTCGCCTGTGCGCGAAAGCGTTCACGGACAAGAACCACCAGGAGCGCCATGGTCACGACCATGACAATCGCCATCGCCGTGATCAGGAGGACGTGCGTTCGAACGCCGTCCCTGCCGGGTTTAGGGATGGGGGACAAACTTATACCCCGCTCCATAGATCGTCAGCAGGTGCCGCGGATTGGCCGGCTCCGGTTCGAGTTTCTGACGGAGCTTCAGGATCTGATTGTCGACCGTACGCGTTGTGGGATACGAGTTGTAGCCCCATACTTCGTTGAGCAGGACCTCACGCGAGAGTACGCGGTCGACATTATCCACGAAGAACTTCAACAGCTTGAACTCGTGGGCAGTCAGGACGACCGGCACTCCGCTCCTGCGAGCGTTCATACTGCGGAAGTCGATCTCACAATTCGCAAAGCGGAAGACATCGAGGGCCGCAGGTTTGCGCTGACGCCGAAGCGTTCCCTGCATACGGGCGACTAGTTCGCGTGGGCTAAATGGCTTTGTCACGTAGTCTTCAGCGCCCAGTTCGAGCAGGAGGACCTTGTCGACAACCTCCGTAATCGCGCTGACGATGATCACGGGGGTCTCCGGAGCGATGCGCTTGAACATCTGGCACAACTCGCGACCAGAGATGCGCGGCAGGATCAGATCAAGAATGACGCCTGAGGGCCGCTCCGCGCGAAAGAGCTCAAGCGCGGTCTGGCCATCGCCAGCAACCAGCACGCGAAAGCGCTCCTGGGTAAAGGTGCGGGCAAGGACCTTCTGCATGCGCGGATCATCTTCGACGATGAGAATGGTACCGAGTGAATCGTCCGGAGAAACCGGAGGTATTTCCTCGCCGGGGATGGAGACTTCAGAAACCATATTGGCAAGCCTTTCTTAAAGTTTGGCGAGCACGCGGTTAGCCATGAGCTTAGACGAAGTCCTCACCCTGTGACAATTCGCGCTTCGGATAATTGGAACGAAGGTGAGACCGGGGTACGGGCGTCAAACTGCTCGTCCGTGCCTCGCATCAAGACGCTCCATAGGATTACAGCCCACATCGGCAAGGAAAGATCGAAGACCTCCGTGTCGGTAAGGCCACGAATGAGAATGAAGAGGAGCAGCGCGGAGAGGAACGCCTTCATCGAAGGGTTGTTGAGTTTCCGGATCTGGCGATAGAACGAACTATAAATTCCGACGAGGAGCCCAAGGCCTGCGACTCCGTAAGCATAAAACTGCTGCAGGATCTCGTTGTGGGCATGACGCGGTTCAAAGTCGCCATTCATTGGAGGGATGACCTTCCACATGGAGTGGAAGCCATGCCCCGTCCACGGGAGATCGAGCGCTTCGTTAAGCACGTAAGCCCAGATCGAGAGGCGTCCGCTTAACGTGATCGACTGATTGCCGAGGTTCGAGTAGACGTCGATGTATGCGGACAGGAGGGGGGAGAAGAGCAGGAAGACCGCCACGACGAGCAGTGTGAGCGCCACCTTGGTGTTTCTGTGAAGAGAACGATCGCGCACAAGCAGCCAGGAGAGTGCGGCCAAACAGGCCAAGATACTCGTTTTACTGAGACTTCTTAGCAAGGTCATGGCAAGGAACGCAGCCGCAGGTTTATAGCGGCCCGCGCGCTCACGGATGAGAAACAACGTGAAGAACAGGGCAAAGGCGCATAGGAAACCGATCTGGTTGGGTCCGAGCAGTTCTTCGTCCCCAAGGCGGAGGTCGGATTGTTCAGGAAGCAGCCAGGCAACCACAGCGACGCAACAGGCTCCTGCGATGAAGCCCTGCATGATCGAAATGCCCTGCTGCCTGGGGGGTCCCTGGCGGAGGACAAGTGTGACCATGCATGCGTCGGCGACCATGGCACACCAGTAGACCAAGGCGGCTGATGGCGAGACTGCGACCGTCCACGACAGGCTGGTTCCCGTGAACGCGAGGAACAGCACCGCCCAGCGAATCGGACCCAATCGCAGCAGGTTGCGCGCCCCGGCATCATCTGTTCGGCCCATGGCGGCAAAAACAAGACAAAGGAAGTTTAATCCGAGCGTCAAGCCAATGCTCAACTGCGGGTCGAGGCCGAAGGCTCGAGTCCCGACTACGAGCACGATCATGCGAAAGCCGAGGAAGAATCCGATCGTCTTTGCAGTGCCCGACGCTGGTTGAGAAGTTTCAGCCATCGCGCTAGTGGTTGTACATTTCCGGGGTGCCGGCGGCGCCTGCGGGGGGAAGGTGACGGAGGTATACGACGATCGACCATTGCTCTTCGTCGCTCAGCATTCCCCTGGAGGCTGGCATTCCGGAGGGCCAGATCCCGTTATCGATAATCCATTTAAGCTGGCCGTCCGTGAACTGCTGAGCGTCGGGAGAGTTCAACAGCGGGACCGGCGGGGACATCCGATCGGCGAAGGGTACACCGGTATTCTGGCCATCGTACCCGTGACACGCTGCACAGTAGTGACTGAACGCATCTTTGCCATCGGCCCGCGTTGCGGAATTGTCCGGTATCGGATTCTTACCGTGCTTGTTGCCGATCGTCACGTGATGCTCCGTGGCTATTGCGATTTTGCTTTCGATCTTTCCAGGTGGCGTCGCCTTACATCCACAGAGGAGAAGCGAGCAGAAGGCGACGCAGGCCAGCGGACGCATGCTTAATCCACCACATGTACGGTGAGCGCCATGCCGCCATGACCCGCGCCACAGAAGTTTGAGCAATGGCCGACGAAGTCTCCGGTTTGATCTGGTGTAAAGGTGGCTTCGGTGCTTTTCCCTTTATTGACCTTCACGTCCACACCCAGTTCGCGAATCCTGAGCCCATGGGTCACGTCGGTACTCGACAGTACCAGAGTCACCGGTTCGCCTTTTTTCACCGTAATGGTCGCGGGCGCGAAAGAGAACTTGGACGCTGTCACTTCAATGTGCTTGCCCCCCGGCTGAGCATGGACGAGCGGGTGCGCGCACAAGATGACCAGAAGCGCGAGAGAAGTGACCAGAGACGCTTTCGATTTCTTCATTCCTAATCCTCGATGGCGGAAAAACCGCACTCAGTCATGTGTAACGGAGCGAGAAGGCGGTGTTGTCATGCGTGGGCTATGAGATTGTCAGGAAATTGTCGTGAGCGGAGTTGCATCACGAGCGGGTCTCGACCTGGCGCGTGGCACGGGCGGGGGCTTGCGGAAGCGGGGATGGCGCGGTCCGCCTGAGGGCCTGCAAGGTCATTCGATAGACGAAGGTACAGTTCGTGACAAGATAACGCCGCCAGAGCCGCCTGGGGTCTTGTATAAGGCGATGGAGCCACTGCAGGCCTGCCCGCTTGATCCACGGAGCGCAATCGCGAAGGCGGCCGGTATGAAAGTCGAAGGCTGCACCGACCCCGATCATCAGCCTCGCGTTCCAGCGGCGTGTGTAGCGTGCCATGCAGAGTTCCTGCTTGGGACAGCCGATCCCGACCCACACGATATCGGGCTTCAGCGTAGAGAGCAGGTCTTCCATGTAGCGTTCTTCGTCCAGGTTCAGGTCGCGAAAGGGCGGCGTATAGATTCCGACGATGCGAGCGGAGGGAAACCGTTGCAGCAGTCGTTCCCGCAACTCCTCCACCACACCCTGATCGCCGCCATAGAGGAAGTGGGTGACGCCGGCGAACTCCGGGCGCCGAAAGACTTCGATCGTAATGTCAGGGCCGGTGACGCGTTCCATGGCCGCGAATCCCTGGCTACGCCCCGCCCATGCGAGCGGCATTCCATCCGGCAGGACCAGGGCAGCCCCGTGATATGCGGCCAGCAGCTTCGGATTTCGCTGTGCTTCCACGATGCCATGCACCGCCGCCGCACAGATGTAGTGCGATCCGGGCGTGCTTAGCAACTCCTGAGTTCGTGCAAGTGCCGACTCCATATCCAAGGCATCTACGGGGATACCGAGCACATTGGCGACAGGACGGCTAGAGCTTGTTTTCATAAGGCTTCTCCTGGGCTGAAGCCCGCGGGACGGTGAAGTGCTGGAGGTGCAGAGTGGAATAGAGGCCGGAGTATTGCTGACCGATCCTTTCCAGACTGAAACGATCGAGGGGAGTCGGCGGAGGCGCTGGACTCGATGCGGCCTCGAGGATCGCATCCACGAGATTGGAGCCGGCGTCGCCATCAAGGGAGAAGTAGTGGCCGGAACGTGCGTCGATCTCTCGGAAAGCCGGAATGTCCGAGCAGACGAAACGGCAGCCTGCCTGAAGTGCTTCCGCGACGGGAAAGCCGAAGCCCTCGGTTTGCGATGGTGCGACGAGCATCTTTGCGTTGCGATAGCACCAGTGAAGCTCGGCATCCGATACGCCGGAGAGAAAGACGACTCTTGCCGCGAGTTCGAGATCACGGACCGTGCGCTCGATTGCCTCGGTCTCAGGGCCGGGTACGCCGATCACAACAAGCCGGGTTCCTTCTGCCAGCGACCCGCGTTGCACGAGCTGGTGGAAGGCGCGCAGGAGAAGGGTCACGTTCTTATTGCGGCGATGCTGCGCAACGCAAAGCAGAAATGGATAGCCTCGCCACTCCGGAAGGGGAGATCGGCCGGTGGCGGGTGGAAAGGCCTCCAGGCAGTTGTAAATGCGGATGGCCTTGTCGCTCGCCTTCGGTATATAGGTCTGAAGAAGGGCGAGCGTGCGGTCGGACACGGTTGTGATCGCGTCGGCACCCTGCAGGTAGATGCGGAGGATCGCACGATTGAAGACAGACTTGAAGCGGCCGAAGTTCTCCCGGATCTCCATCGGATACAGATCGTGCAAGGTCACGACAACGGGCCTGCAGATCAGCGACTTGAAAAAGGGAACCGGGCAGGTGAGGTGAACAATATCCGCCCCGCTTTCCCTCACCAGCCGCGGGAGTGCCGTGCAGTGCCAAAGGTTGCGTGCAGTACGGCCAGGCGTCATTTCGGCGACGTAGAGGGAAAGACGCGGAAAGGTGGAGATGCCTGAACCTTCGATGCTCTTGAGCTGCCAGGGAGCGACGACCAGATCAACATCATCGTGCCGCATCAACAGGCACTTCGCGAGGTTGATGGCATGACGATGAACGCCTGTCATCTGCGTCGGCGCACTCACCGCGACGACAAGGACTCTCATAGGAATGCTCCTTCCGAGTGTGACTCCGCCGAGACTCGTACAGTGGCCATTGATCGCCGCGGCCAAATGACTCGCAGTACGGGAACGTACACGGCGAGGGCAACGGCTCCCGCGTACAGGCGGAACGTAGCCAGCCCGCTCATGCCGGAGCGGTGCAGGAGGCCAAGCATGACCGGGAACAACAGGAGACGCGACCCGAGAGACATGCCTGCGAGGATGCGAAACCTGCCCAGCGCCTGCAAGGTGTAGATCCCTGTTACGCTGACCGCCAGAAGCGCGGAACCGATGACGATGCGAGGAAACAGTTGAAGCGCGATTGGGGCTGCCGTGGAGCCAACCCAGCGCGGCAGAAGTCTTGTTCCAAGGTAGAGGGTAAGGACGACGCCAATGAAAACGATCAGTAGATTCGCACCGATGGCGCTAAGGATGTTGCGACGAAGATTGGTACTCTGATCGCTGCCCGCCATCCCCGAAAGGTAAGGCATGAGGAAGCTGAGGCTGGATCCGGTGAGTCCGAGGAGCGGCTGCGCAAGCTGGACGCATAGGACGTACGGCGCGACGGCCACGGCACCCAGGGTGGCTCCAAGCAGCAAGCGGTCGATACGGTCGGCGAGCACACCGCCCACCGTCTGGAACCACACATAAACCCCTTTGGATAGGAGCGCGGACATGGCTTCGTGGTCGAGCCTGGGAAGAATGGCCTGTGCGCCCAGGAGTCTGGTGACCTCGCGGCATTGCGCAAAAGTCGCGACAACAAGGATTGCCGCCGTGGCGGCGAGTATGGCAATCGGTCCATGCCCCCTGACCGTGAGGAGCGCCGCCATTCCAAGAGTCGCGAGGTGCGTGAGTGACGTGATGCGCACGCTGGCGCGAAAATCCTGGAATCCACGTTGCGTGCTGACGGCTACAGCGTGAATGGAGCGCAGAACGACGCAGCCGGCGGCGATCCAGAGACAGATCATGCATTCGCGAATTGAGGAGGGGAGACCGGCCTCGATTCTAGAGGCCAGCCATGGAATCGCCACAAGTAACGCGAACGCGACCAGCGCACCGGTGATGAGATTGATCGCCATCATGCTCCGCACGGTTTGCCGCACGGCCTGGATGTCTTTCTTCTGGAGCAATTGTGAGACTCGCTGCAGGTTCGCGTCGGAGAACCCGCTTGCGATGATTCCCCCGCTGCTGATGACCGCGGCTGCGATCATCCATAGGCCGAACTCCGCGGCACCCAGCCGGCGAAGCGTGAACGGGCCAACGAACAGCATCACGACCGGGTAGGCTGCGTAGTCGACGACGCCGCACGCCGCATTGATGAAGTGACGCTTCACGCCACGCCTCCTTTGCGTCGCAAGAGGGCGCGAGCGACTTCCAGTGCGAGTGCTTTGCGCGGGTCCCGGTTGTCGAGCCGATGCCAGCGATCCTGTGCGAACAACACCGCGATCACTGCGGCCATGGAGAAGAGGGCCAAGCCAAGCCCAAGCCAGAGCCGGGGAGGAAATGACTTCTTTTCGGGAATTCCCGGCGCGTCGACGACGCTGACGGAAGGGATGTCGTGAGCCTCAGCGATGCGAGCCATTTCGTATTGCCCGGTGAGTAGTTCGAAGACCGTTTCCTCAACGCGAACGCGACGATAGAGGTCAGCATAGGCGACTCCGAGACGGGGTAGTTGGCGCAGCGGCGGTGAGAACGCCGTGATGTCGCTTTGGGAGTCTGCTCCGGAGCTATCGGCATGCGGAGCGATCCCGGCCATGCGTTGAAGGTTGCCGCGCAACGACGCGATGCGTGCCTCGGTTTGCCGGACGCGCACGTTGCCGTCGCCGTAGATCTGCTTCAAGGCCTGGAGCGACGACT encodes:
- a CDS encoding WecB/TagA/CpsF family glycosyltransferase → MKTSSSRPVANVLGIPVDALDMESALARTQELLSTPGSHYICAAAVHGIVEAQRNPKLLAAYHGAALVLPDGMPLAWAGRSQGFAAMERVTGPDITIEVFRRPEFAGVTHFLYGGDQGVVEELRERLLQRFPSARIVGIYTPPFRDLNLDEERYMEDLLSTLKPDIVWVGIGCPKQELCMARYTRRWNARLMIGVGAAFDFHTGRLRDCAPWIKRAGLQWLHRLIQDPRRLWRRYLVTNCTFVYRMTLQALRRTAPSPLPQAPARATRQVETRS
- a CDS encoding glycosyltransferase family 4 protein: MRVLVVAVSAPTQMTGVHRHAINLAKCLLMRHDDVDLVVAPWQLKSIEGSGISTFPRLSLYVAEMTPGRTARNLWHCTALPRLVRESGADIVHLTCPVPFFKSLICRPVVVTLHDLYPMEIRENFGRFKSVFNRAILRIYLQGADAITTVSDRTLALLQTYIPKASDKAIRIYNCLEAFPPATGRSPLPEWRGYPFLLCVAQHRRNKNVTLLLRAFHQLVQRGSLAEGTRLVVIGVPGPETEAIERTVRDLELAARVVFLSGVSDAELHWCYRNAKMLVAPSQTEGFGFPVAEALQAGCRFVCSDIPAFREIDARSGHYFSLDGDAGSNLVDAILEAASSPAPPPTPLDRFSLERIGQQYSGLYSTLHLQHFTVPRASAQEKPYENKL
- a CDS encoding O-antigen ligase family protein, whose translation is MAETSQPASGTAKTIGFFLGFRMIVLVVGTRAFGLDPQLSIGLTLGLNFLCLVFAAMGRTDDAGARNLLRLGPIRWAVLFLAFTGTSLSWTVAVSPSAALVYWCAMVADACMVTLVLRQGPPRQQGISIMQGFIAGACCVAVVAWLLPEQSDLRLGDEELLGPNQIGFLCAFALFFTLFLIRERAGRYKPAAAFLAMTLLRSLSKTSILACLAALSWLLVRDRSLHRNTKVALTLLVVAVFLLFSPLLSAYIDVYSNLGNQSITLSGRLSIWAYVLNEALDLPWTGHGFHSMWKVIPPMNGDFEPRHAHNEILQQFYAYGVAGLGLLVGIYSSFYRQIRKLNNPSMKAFLSALLLFILIRGLTDTEVFDLSLPMWAVILWSVLMRGTDEQFDARTPVSPSFQLSEARIVTG
- a CDS encoding response regulator transcription factor, whose protein sequence is MVSEVSIPGEEIPPVSPDDSLGTILIVEDDPRMQKVLARTFTQERFRVLVAGDGQTALELFRAERPSGVILDLILPRISGRELCQMFKRIAPETPVIIVSAITEVVDKVLLLELGAEDYVTKPFSPRELVARMQGTLRRQRKPAALDVFRFANCEIDFRSMNARRSGVPVVLTAHEFKLLKFFVDNVDRVLSREVLLNEVWGYNSYPTTRTVDNQILKLRQKLEPEPANPRHLLTIYGAGYKFVPHP
- a CDS encoding ATP-binding protein, producing MSPIPKPGRDGVRTHVLLITAMAIVMVVTMALLVVLVRERFRAQATADLSLNLRRSVIAFRDLQQDRFDALERENSLLASLPTLKALMTSGDDLTIQDGAVEYWQLSGEDLLALTTPNGRVISVYSKVPEKGTNLPSALSTLVAQPARRNIVDGKTLYACSVRPIYFGSDVSGTILGYVISGMSIERSVRQISAPAGAEAAFLSGGRVVTSTLSASAQQNLIAQLGPLSGASLSPAPLALGGDRYMAAVDTLSSVDSSPLQLVVLKSVRPTEKWIARTDRIVLSAGLIAVLVGAICMVILGRVLTRPLEELSRSVRAFGAGDGAYRVPRYGTREVRHLSSAFARMREETQRANQARLESERLATIGLMASSVSHDLRHYLAAVYANAEFLASDTLPPDERAEIFADIRSAVLGTADMIESLLIFSRTGSSVRYAEEKVVPILEHALSLVRAHPDSQHAIFEKDFCHHEDLIARVDGKQVERAVYNLLLNACQAGLIAERVPHVQLSLRLSGDFFIVRCVDNGNGVPEAIRMRLFDPFVSEGKQKGTGLGLTLANCIAEEHGGEVVLVSSSTGETIFEIRMLISPSAGPGAADANQKGSHALVH
- a CDS encoding cupredoxin domain-containing protein; amino-acid sequence: MKKSKASLVTSLALLVILCAHPLVHAQPGGKHIEVTASKFSFAPATITVKKGEPVTLVLSSTDVTHGLRIRELGVDVKVNKGKSTEATFTPDQTGDFVGHCSNFCGAGHGGMALTVHVVD
- a CDS encoding c-type cytochrome, which produces MRPLACVAFCSLLLCGCKATPPGKIESKIAIATEHHVTIGNKHGKNPIPDNSATRADGKDAFSHYCAACHGYDGQNTGVPFADRMSPPVPLLNSPDAQQFTDGQLKWIIDNGIWPSGMPASRGMLSDEEQWSIVVYLRHLPPAGAAGTPEMYNH
- a CDS encoding lipopolysaccharide biosynthesis protein; this translates as MKRHFINAACGVVDYAAYPVVMLFVGPFTLRRLGAAEFGLWMIAAAVISSGGIIASGFSDANLQRVSQLLQKKDIQAVRQTVRSMMAINLITGALVAFALLVAIPWLASRIEAGLPSSIRECMICLWIAAGCVVLRSIHAVAVSTQRGFQDFRASVRITSLTHLATLGMAALLTVRGHGPIAILAATAAILVVATFAQCREVTRLLGAQAILPRLDHEAMSALLSKGVYVWFQTVGGVLADRIDRLLLGATLGAVAVAPYVLCVQLAQPLLGLTGSSLSFLMPYLSGMAGSDQSTNLRRNILSAIGANLLIVFIGVVLTLYLGTRLLPRWVGSTAAPIALQLFPRIVIGSALLAVSVTGIYTLQALGRFRILAGMSLGSRLLLFPVMLGLLHRSGMSGLATFRLYAGAVALAVYVPVLRVIWPRRSMATVRVSAESHSEGAFL